One window from the genome of Sphaerotilus microaerophilus encodes:
- a CDS encoding quinoprotein dehydrogenase-associated SoxYZ-like carrier, whose amino-acid sequence MPDHLPSLRRRALPGLLWAGAVALPGASRAQVPRSDQPETSPRWQAVRASLWGERPIELAAADRLALSAPARAPDPAFVPVAMRSAIGIASAGLGRDALRRLTLVIDQNPSPIAAMFDLPPDGALPDLETRVRVDEYSFVRVIGETADGRLWMALRFVKAAGGCSAPAGGDEAQQAAAMGRMLFRITPAPAATPAGTGAAGEPATLDWTVQHPNHSGMAMNQLTRQYTPAHYVRSARLWQGERLLLAADLDFALSENPSLRLHFVPRGTEPLRAEVVDTRERRFSGSADWPGSR is encoded by the coding sequence ATGCCTGACCACCTGCCTTCCCTGCGCCGCCGAGCCCTGCCGGGGCTGCTGTGGGCCGGTGCAGTCGCGCTGCCCGGGGCCAGCCGGGCCCAGGTGCCCCGCAGCGACCAGCCCGAGACCAGCCCGCGCTGGCAGGCCGTGCGGGCCTCGCTCTGGGGTGAGCGGCCCATCGAGCTGGCCGCGGCCGATCGCCTCGCGCTGAGTGCGCCGGCCCGCGCGCCCGACCCGGCCTTCGTGCCCGTGGCGATGCGCAGCGCCATCGGCATCGCCAGTGCGGGGCTGGGCCGTGACGCCCTGCGCCGGCTGACGCTGGTGATCGACCAGAACCCCTCGCCGATCGCTGCGATGTTCGATCTGCCGCCCGACGGCGCGCTGCCCGACCTCGAAACCCGCGTGCGCGTCGACGAGTACAGCTTCGTGCGCGTGATCGGCGAGACCGCCGACGGGCGCCTGTGGATGGCGCTGCGATTCGTCAAGGCCGCGGGCGGCTGCTCCGCCCCGGCTGGCGGCGACGAGGCCCAGCAGGCCGCGGCGATGGGGCGCATGCTCTTTCGCATCACGCCGGCCCCTGCAGCTACGCCGGCCGGCACGGGTGCAGCGGGGGAACCCGCGACGCTGGACTGGACCGTGCAGCACCCCAACCACTCCGGCATGGCGATGAACCAGCTCACCCGCCAGTACACCCCCGCGCACTACGTGCGCAGCGCGCGGCTCTGGCAGGGCGAGCGGCTGCTGCTGGCGGCCGACCTGGACTTCGCGCTCAGCGAAAACCCCAGCCTGCGGCTGCACTTCGTGCCTCGCGGCACCGAGCCCCTGCGCGCCGAGGTGGTCGACACGCGCGAGCGCCGCTTCAGCGGCAGTGCGGATTGGCCGGGTTCACGCTGA
- a CDS encoding substrate-binding domain-containing protein, with the protein MMIPRRFVATLRFLVGLAGAAALSLAASAQDGDARRALRVCQDPNNLPFSNLAAEGIENRLAEVFGRAMGLPVTYYSFPARMAFIRNTLRYKLPGEDYPCDIVMGVPVGFDQVSVTKPYYRSTYALVYAQGRGLDAVKSVDDFLALPPEQLKKLRIGLFDRTPASAWLAKHGLVDQGVPYLMMSPDPAQYPGQLLETELAAGKIDAAIVWGPIAGFFAKRVKEPLLQVLPMRSEPGVRFDYAMAMGVRHGEREWKQQVEQLLDSRRDEIQAVLREYRVPLVDDAGAPLR; encoded by the coding sequence ATGATGATCCCGCGCCGGTTCGTCGCAACGCTGCGTTTCCTGGTGGGCCTGGCAGGTGCTGCGGCGTTGTCGCTGGCCGCATCGGCCCAGGACGGCGACGCCCGCCGGGCCCTGCGCGTGTGCCAGGACCCGAACAACCTGCCCTTCTCCAACCTGGCCGCCGAGGGCATCGAGAACCGGCTGGCCGAGGTCTTCGGCCGTGCCATGGGCCTGCCGGTGACCTACTACTCCTTCCCGGCGCGCATGGCCTTCATCCGCAACACCCTGCGCTACAAGCTGCCCGGCGAGGACTACCCCTGCGACATCGTGATGGGCGTGCCAGTGGGCTTCGACCAGGTGTCGGTCACCAAGCCCTACTATCGCTCCACCTACGCACTCGTGTATGCGCAGGGGCGGGGGCTGGACGCCGTGAAGTCGGTCGATGACTTCCTGGCGCTGCCGCCCGAGCAGCTGAAGAAGCTGCGCATCGGCCTGTTCGACCGCACGCCGGCCTCGGCCTGGCTGGCAAAACATGGGCTGGTCGACCAGGGTGTGCCCTACCTGATGATGAGCCCCGACCCGGCGCAGTACCCCGGACAGCTGTTGGAGACCGAGCTGGCCGCCGGCAAGATCGACGCGGCCATCGTCTGGGGGCCGATCGCTGGCTTCTTCGCCAAGCGCGTCAAGGAGCCCCTGCTGCAGGTGCTGCCAATGCGCTCCGAGCCGGGCGTGAGGTTCGACTACGCGATGGCGATGGGCGTGCGCCACGGCGAGCGCGAGTGGAAGCAGCAGGTCGAGCAGCTGCTCGACAGCCGCCGCGACGAGATCCAGGCGGTGCTGCGCGAGTACCGCGTGCCGCTGGTGGACGACGCCGGGGCGCCGCTGCGCTGA
- a CDS encoding c-type cytochrome, producing the protein MASGVSAQNKVETPLYTVVDGYKVDANTMKGFRTWRQAACDRCHGANQEGMVGPSLVNSLKVLTKDEFVKTVRDGRLDKGMQSFGASPVVMDNIDHLYAYLKGRSDGAITRSKVEEAK; encoded by the coding sequence ATGGCGTCCGGCGTCTCGGCGCAAAACAAGGTCGAAACCCCGCTGTACACGGTGGTGGACGGCTACAAGGTGGATGCCAACACGATGAAGGGCTTCCGCACCTGGCGCCAGGCCGCCTGCGACCGCTGCCACGGCGCCAACCAGGAGGGCATGGTCGGCCCCTCGCTGGTCAACAGTCTGAAGGTGCTGACCAAGGATGAGTTCGTCAAGACGGTGCGCGATGGCCGGCTCGACAAGGGCATGCAGAGCTTTGGCGCCAGCCCGGTCGTGATGGACAACATCGACCACCTCTATGCCTACCTCAAGGGTCGCTCCGATGGGGCGATCACCCGCTCGAAGGTGGAAGAGGCCAAGTGA
- the xoxF gene encoding PQQ-dependent ethylene glycol dehydrogenase XoxF yields the protein MALLGVPALALANADVEKNIANANNWAMQAGDMYNQRYSKLKQINKGNVGKMQVAWTFSTGVLRGHEGSPLVIDGTMFLHSPFPNKVFAIDLDTQKIKWKYEPKQDPAVIPQMCCDTVNRGLAYAEGKVFLQQADSNLVALDAKTGKVIWSVKNGDPKLGAVNTNAPHVFKDKVITGISGGEWGVRGFLAAYDINSGKQVWKGYSVGPDAEMLIDPDRTTTWADGKVTPVGRDSSLKTWQGDQWKIGGGTTWGWYSYDKGLNAVFYGTGNPSTWNPAQRPGDNKWTMSIWSRDVDSGKVNWVYQMTPYDEWDFDGINEMILADINVKGRPTKALVHFDRNGFAYTMDRTNGALLVAEKYDPKVNWATHVDMKTGRPQVVKQYSTAQNGPDVNTKGICPAALGSKDQQPASFDPETKLFYVPTNHVCMDYEPFKVEYTAGQPYVGATLSMFPAPNSHGGMGNYITWDASAGKIVQSKAEKFSVWSGSLNTAGGLSCYGTLEGYLKCVDKNDIKKELFKFKTPSGIIGNVFTYEHKGKQYLGVFSGIGGWAGIGMAAGLEKDQDGLGAVGGYKELSQYTELGGSLTVFALPN from the coding sequence ATGGCACTCCTGGGCGTACCGGCGCTGGCCCTGGCCAATGCCGACGTCGAGAAGAACATCGCCAACGCGAACAACTGGGCGATGCAGGCTGGTGACATGTACAACCAGCGTTACAGCAAGCTCAAGCAGATCAACAAGGGCAACGTCGGCAAGATGCAGGTGGCCTGGACGTTCTCGACCGGCGTGCTGCGCGGCCATGAAGGTTCGCCGCTGGTGATCGACGGGACCATGTTCCTGCACTCGCCCTTCCCGAACAAGGTCTTCGCGATCGACCTCGACACGCAGAAGATCAAGTGGAAGTACGAGCCCAAGCAGGATCCGGCCGTGATCCCGCAGATGTGCTGCGACACGGTGAACCGCGGCCTGGCTTATGCCGAGGGCAAGGTGTTCCTGCAGCAGGCGGACTCCAACCTGGTGGCGCTGGATGCCAAGACGGGCAAGGTGATCTGGTCGGTCAAGAACGGCGACCCGAAGCTGGGCGCGGTCAACACCAATGCGCCGCACGTCTTCAAGGACAAGGTGATCACCGGCATCTCCGGCGGCGAGTGGGGCGTGCGCGGCTTCCTGGCGGCCTACGACATCAACTCCGGCAAGCAGGTCTGGAAGGGCTACTCGGTCGGCCCCGACGCCGAGATGCTGATCGACCCCGACAGGACCACCACCTGGGCCGACGGCAAGGTCACCCCGGTGGGCCGTGACAGCTCGCTCAAGACCTGGCAGGGTGACCAGTGGAAGATCGGCGGCGGCACCACCTGGGGCTGGTACAGCTATGACAAGGGCCTGAATGCGGTGTTCTACGGCACCGGCAACCCCTCCACCTGGAACCCGGCCCAGCGCCCCGGCGACAACAAGTGGACGATGTCGATCTGGTCGCGTGACGTCGACTCGGGCAAGGTCAACTGGGTCTACCAGATGACGCCCTACGACGAGTGGGACTTCGACGGCATCAACGAGATGATCCTGGCCGACATCAACGTCAAGGGCCGTCCGACCAAGGCGCTGGTGCACTTTGACCGCAACGGCTTCGCGTACACCATGGACCGCACCAACGGTGCCCTGCTGGTGGCCGAGAAGTACGACCCGAAGGTGAACTGGGCCACGCACGTGGACATGAAGACCGGTCGCCCGCAGGTGGTCAAGCAGTACTCGACCGCGCAGAACGGCCCGGACGTCAACACCAAGGGCATCTGCCCGGCCGCGCTGGGCTCCAAGGACCAGCAGCCGGCGTCGTTCGACCCCGAGACCAAGCTCTTCTACGTGCCGACCAACCACGTCTGCATGGACTACGAGCCGTTCAAGGTCGAGTACACCGCCGGCCAGCCCTACGTGGGCGCCACCCTGTCGATGTTCCCCGCGCCGAACAGCCATGGTGGCATGGGCAACTACATCACCTGGGATGCCAGCGCTGGCAAGATCGTGCAGTCCAAGGCCGAGAAGTTCTCGGTGTGGAGCGGCTCGCTCAACACCGCGGGCGGGCTGAGCTGCTACGGCACGCTGGAGGGCTACCTGAAGTGCGTGGACAAGAACGACATCAAGAAGGAGTTGTTCAAGTTCAAGACGCCCTCCGGGATCATCGGCAACGTGTTCACCTATGAGCACAAGGGCAAGCAGTACCTGGGCGTGTTCTCGGGCATCGGTGGCTGGGCCGGCATCGGCATGGCCGCTGGCCTGGAGAAGGACCAGGACGGCCTGGGTGCGGTGGGCGGCTACAAGGAGCTGAGCCAGTACACCGAGCTGGGTGGTTCCCTGACCGTGTTTGCACTGCCGAACTGA
- a CDS encoding 4a-hydroxytetrahydrobiopterin dehydratase: MTTWRKREADEVIPPDEVVQRLSAELPAWTFEDGWIRRKYRTHGWKGTLMVVNAIGHLAEAAWHHPDLVVSYAFVTVKLMNHAARGITEKDFALARKIDEVVLWRPGDEPGSALPGPPDDPRFRYIKPD; the protein is encoded by the coding sequence ATGACGACCTGGCGCAAACGTGAGGCCGACGAGGTCATTCCGCCCGATGAGGTGGTTCAGCGGCTGTCGGCAGAGCTGCCCGCATGGACCTTCGAGGACGGCTGGATCCGGCGCAAGTACCGCACCCACGGCTGGAAGGGGACACTCATGGTGGTGAACGCCATCGGCCACCTGGCCGAGGCGGCGTGGCATCACCCGGACCTGGTGGTGTCGTACGCCTTCGTGACCGTCAAGCTGATGAACCATGCAGCGCGCGGCATCACGGAGAAGGATTTCGCGCTGGCGCGCAAGATCGATGAGGTCGTGCTCTGGCGCCCGGGGGATGAACCTGGCTCAGCGCTGCCGGGGCCGCCGGACGACCCGCGATTCCGGTACATCAAGCCCGACTGA
- a CDS encoding 2-hydroxyacid dehydrogenase: MSPVTVPRVLVARQVFPEVVARLRLHFDVCSNDDDDAWSRAQLIERLQGCAGAFITTGERIDAALLDACPDLRAVCTLAVGYNNIDVAACTARGVLVSNAPDVLTETTADLGFALMMAAARRMSEAERSLRRGEWTRWSVDQFCGQDVFGATLGILGMGRIGQAIARRGALGFGMKVVYHNRSRLPDDQEAPLGARWVSKLELLREADHLVLVLPYSPASHHAIGAAELAEMKPTATLTNIARGGIVDDAALAVALRQGVIAAAGLDVYENEPALHPALLELPNVVLLPHIGSASRPTRLAMANLAADNLIAALTGGAPPTVLNPEVLPRG; encoded by the coding sequence ATGTCCCCTGTCACCGTGCCGCGGGTGTTGGTGGCCCGCCAGGTCTTCCCCGAGGTGGTGGCTCGGCTGCGACTGCACTTCGATGTGTGCAGCAACGACGACGACGATGCCTGGAGCCGCGCGCAGCTGATCGAGCGGCTGCAGGGCTGCGCCGGCGCGTTCATCACCACCGGTGAGCGCATCGACGCCGCGCTGCTCGACGCCTGCCCGGACCTTCGTGCCGTCTGCACGTTGGCGGTGGGCTACAACAACATCGACGTGGCCGCCTGCACGGCGCGCGGCGTGCTGGTGAGCAACGCGCCCGACGTGCTGACCGAGACCACGGCCGACCTCGGCTTCGCGCTGATGATGGCTGCCGCCCGCCGCATGAGCGAGGCCGAGCGCTCGCTGCGCCGCGGCGAGTGGACGCGCTGGAGCGTCGACCAGTTCTGCGGCCAGGACGTGTTCGGCGCCACGCTGGGCATCCTCGGCATGGGCCGCATCGGCCAGGCGATTGCCCGCCGCGGCGCGTTGGGCTTCGGCATGAAGGTGGTCTATCACAACCGCTCGCGCCTGCCGGACGACCAGGAGGCACCGCTGGGCGCGCGCTGGGTCAGCAAGCTGGAGCTGCTGCGCGAGGCCGACCACCTCGTGCTCGTGCTGCCTTACTCGCCGGCCAGCCACCACGCCATCGGCGCGGCCGAGCTGGCCGAGATGAAGCCCACCGCCACGCTGACCAACATCGCGCGCGGCGGCATCGTCGACGATGCGGCGCTGGCCGTGGCGCTGCGCCAGGGCGTGATCGCCGCGGCTGGCCTTGACGTCTACGAGAACGAGCCGGCGCTGCATCCTGCGCTGCTGGAGCTGCCCAACGTCGTGCTGCTGCCGCACATCGGCAGCGCCAGCCGGCCCACCCGCCTGGCCATGGCGAACCTTGCCGCGGACAACCTCATCGCCGCGCTGACCGGAGGCGCGCCGCCCACGGTGCTGAACCCTGAGGTCCTGCCGCGCGGTTGA
- a CDS encoding sodium:proton antiporter: MLLSRSRAARLLGAAAFTLLPLAAQAADIDGARLAGWWSLPFAGVLLSIALFPLLAPFIWHHHYGKITAAWSLAFLLPFAALFGPAVAGAGLVHALVAEYIPFIVLLTALFTVAGGIYIRGNFHGSPAFNSLLMAIGAVLASFMGTTGASMLMIRPLIRANDNRRHNAHVVVFFIFIVSNAGGSLTPLGDPPLFLGFLKGVEFTWTLRNLFPETLFLIGALLALFFLVDTWYYRREGVEKIDPTPDTPSFGMEGKVNFLFLLGIVALVLMSGTWKPGVSYDIAGTPVGLEQLLRDAALLVIIGLSLYLTPVRARQQNEFSWAPMAEVAKLFAGIFITITPVLAMLKAGTAGAFAPVVQLVTALDGQPIPAMYFWASGLLSSFLDNAPTYLVFFNLAGGDPAVMMTTLAPVLAAVSAGSVFMGANSYIGNAPNLMVKAIAEERGVKMPSFFGYMAWSAVLLIPLFGLMTLIWFR; encoded by the coding sequence TTGCTGCTGTCTCGTTCCCGTGCTGCCCGCCTGCTGGGCGCCGCTGCCTTCACGCTGCTGCCACTGGCTGCGCAGGCCGCCGATATCGACGGTGCCCGCCTCGCGGGCTGGTGGAGCCTGCCCTTTGCCGGCGTGTTGCTGTCGATCGCGCTGTTCCCGCTGCTGGCGCCCTTCATATGGCACCACCACTACGGCAAGATCACCGCGGCCTGGTCGCTGGCCTTCCTGCTGCCCTTTGCGGCCCTCTTCGGCCCCGCCGTGGCCGGTGCTGGCCTGGTGCACGCCCTGGTGGCCGAGTACATCCCCTTCATCGTCCTGCTCACGGCGCTGTTCACCGTGGCGGGGGGGATCTACATCCGGGGCAACTTCCATGGCAGCCCGGCCTTCAACAGCCTGCTGATGGCCATTGGCGCGGTGCTGGCCAGCTTCATGGGCACCACCGGCGCGTCGATGTTGATGATCCGCCCCCTCATCCGTGCCAACGACAACCGGCGCCACAACGCCCACGTGGTCGTGTTCTTCATCTTCATCGTGAGCAATGCCGGGGGCTCGCTCACGCCGCTGGGCGACCCGCCGCTGTTCCTGGGCTTCCTGAAGGGCGTGGAGTTCACCTGGACCCTGCGCAATCTCTTCCCTGAAACGCTGTTCCTGATCGGTGCGCTGCTGGCTTTGTTCTTCCTCGTCGACACCTGGTACTACCGCCGTGAAGGGGTCGAGAAGATCGACCCGACCCCGGATACACCCAGCTTCGGCATGGAGGGCAAGGTCAACTTCCTGTTCCTGCTGGGCATCGTGGCGCTGGTGCTCATGTCCGGCACCTGGAAACCGGGCGTCTCCTACGACATCGCCGGCACCCCGGTGGGACTGGAACAGCTGCTGCGCGACGCCGCCCTGCTGGTCATCATCGGCCTGTCGCTGTACCTCACGCCCGTGCGTGCCCGTCAGCAAAACGAGTTCAGCTGGGCGCCCATGGCCGAGGTGGCCAAGCTCTTCGCGGGCATCTTCATCACCATCACGCCCGTGCTGGCGATGCTCAAGGCCGGCACGGCGGGCGCCTTCGCGCCGGTGGTGCAGCTGGTGACCGCACTGGATGGCCAGCCGATCCCGGCGATGTACTTCTGGGCCTCGGGGCTGCTGTCGTCCTTCCTGGACAACGCGCCGACCTACCTGGTGTTCTTCAACCTCGCTGGCGGTGATCCGGCGGTCATGATGACCACGCTCGCGCCGGTGCTGGCCGCCGTGTCCGCCGGCTCGGTCTTCATGGGTGCCAACAGCTACATCGGCAATGCCCCCAACCTGATGGTCAAGGCGATTGCCGAGGAACGTGGCGTGAAGATGCCCAGCTTCTTTGGCTACATGGCCTGGAGCGCGGTGCTGCTGATCCCGCTGTTCGGGTTGATGACGCTGATCTGGTTCCGCTGA
- a CDS encoding nitroreductase encodes MTRSAPSPADTAAVDAAITSRHSMRAYLDRPVPRETIEAILQVSARAPSGTNTQPWQVHVLTGEALRAFSERITAAHNDPAEAAQHSEEYPYYPTQWQSPFIDRRRKVGWDLYGLLGIGKADRARMHAQHGRNYSFFGAPVGLIFTIDRVMAQGSWLDYGMFLQNIMVAARARGLDTCPQAAFTQYHRLIAEQLQLPPNQMVVCGMALGWADPDAVENTLVTDREPVAGFTQFHG; translated from the coding sequence ATGACCCGTTCCGCTCCCAGCCCCGCCGACACCGCCGCGGTCGATGCCGCCATCACGTCGCGCCACTCGATGCGCGCCTACCTCGACCGGCCGGTGCCGCGCGAGACCATCGAGGCGATCCTGCAGGTGTCCGCCCGTGCGCCCTCGGGCACCAACACCCAGCCCTGGCAGGTGCACGTGCTGACCGGCGAGGCGCTGCGCGCCTTCAGCGAACGCATCACCGCCGCGCACAACGACCCGGCCGAGGCCGCCCAGCACAGCGAGGAATACCCCTATTACCCGACGCAGTGGCAGTCGCCCTTCATCGACCGGCGCCGCAAGGTCGGCTGGGACCTCTACGGCCTGCTGGGCATCGGCAAGGCCGACCGGGCGCGCATGCACGCGCAGCACGGGCGCAACTACAGCTTCTTCGGCGCGCCGGTGGGTCTGATCTTCACGATCGACCGCGTGATGGCGCAGGGCTCCTGGCTGGACTACGGCATGTTCCTGCAGAACATCATGGTCGCCGCGCGTGCCCGTGGCCTGGACACCTGCCCGCAGGCGGCCTTCACCCAGTACCACCGGCTGATCGCCGAGCAGCTGCAGCTGCCGCCCAACCAGATGGTGGTCTGCGGCATGGCACTCGGCTGGGCCGATCCGGACGCGGTCGAGAACACGCTGGTCACCGATCGTGAGCCGGTGGCCGGCTTCACCCAGTTCCATGGCTGA
- a CDS encoding histone deacetylase family protein: protein MRAFHADHTVPVLPPGHRFPMDKYRLLREAVAQQLPQLQLRAAEPASEGELALVHAPEYIAAVLEGWLTPAQLREIGFPWSPGMAERARRSVGATIQAARAALREGVAANLAGGTHHASAAAGGGFCVFNDIAVAARLIQAEYFRAGRGALPVAVIDLDVHQGNGTAAIFADDPSVYTLSLHGAKNFPFRKVAGDLDVDLPDGCGDADYLGALDAALARLWADHDVRHGGPPGLIFYQAGADVLATDRLGRLALTPAGVAERDRRVLAAAQERRIPLVLTMGGGYGERIEDTVAVQLQTVEIALAGWQACAAQRHAQANPGPVGAAERE from the coding sequence ATGCGCGCCTTCCATGCCGACCACACGGTGCCTGTGCTGCCGCCGGGCCACCGGTTTCCGATGGACAAGTACCGGCTGCTGCGCGAGGCGGTGGCGCAGCAGCTGCCGCAGCTGCAGTTGCGCGCAGCCGAGCCGGCCAGCGAGGGCGAGCTGGCGCTGGTCCATGCGCCCGAGTACATCGCCGCGGTGCTCGAAGGCTGGCTGACGCCGGCCCAGCTGCGCGAGATCGGCTTTCCCTGGTCGCCCGGCATGGCCGAGCGCGCGCGCCGCTCGGTGGGCGCCACGATCCAGGCCGCCCGTGCCGCGCTCCGTGAGGGCGTGGCGGCCAACCTGGCGGGGGGCACCCACCACGCCAGCGCCGCGGCCGGGGGCGGCTTCTGCGTCTTCAACGACATCGCGGTGGCGGCGCGGCTGATACAGGCCGAGTACTTCCGTGCCGGTCGCGGCGCCCTGCCCGTGGCGGTGATCGACCTGGACGTGCACCAGGGCAACGGCACCGCGGCGATCTTTGCCGACGACCCCAGCGTCTACACCCTGTCGCTGCATGGCGCGAAGAACTTCCCCTTCCGCAAGGTGGCCGGCGACCTGGACGTGGACCTGCCTGATGGCTGCGGCGATGCCGACTACCTCGGCGCGCTGGATGCGGCGCTGGCGCGCCTGTGGGCCGACCACGACGTGCGGCACGGTGGCCCGCCCGGGCTGATCTTCTACCAGGCCGGAGCCGACGTGCTGGCCACCGACCGGCTCGGGCGCCTGGCGCTCACGCCCGCGGGCGTGGCCGAGCGCGACCGGCGCGTGCTGGCGGCCGCGCAGGAGCGCCGCATCCCGCTGGTGCTGACGATGGGTGGCGGCTACGGCGAGCGCATCGAGGACACCGTGGCCGTGCAGTTGCAGACCGTGGAGATCGCCCTGGCCGGCTGGCAGGCCTGCGCGGCGCAGCGCCATGCGCAGGCAAACCCCGGCCCGGTTGGAGCCGCCGAGCGGGAATAA
- a CDS encoding OmpA family protein, translating to MRLLDATSSFSLRPTLVRRAVLLGLTAAGLTAAAGAADLSNRGSQTDGSVAADHQGYQKQQEAIRALNATGKQPLRSYSIAKAQCWLDVSFHEYTRNDRSAFPQEALRQSEAITSYLASGANPRDAANPAFQTPLVNDALKLRDDLWTTTGALKKGAGWACVQQQVACAEVELVHAGNEQNQQGWRHAKPYVQIAEDLVGAASAGALSCDQPDPLDFETGAGRRAEPPAPPPPPPPPAPVPPPPPVVKETIILGASVLFAFDRRSEADLLPGGRGQLDQLVTRLNKVYERVDQIELVGYTDRLGTEAYNAQLSQDRADVIKAYLERKGVTTKITAAGKGSADPVVQCPGQRQTPQLTDCLQPNRRVEIGITGVKR from the coding sequence ATGCGACTCCTCGACGCCACTTCTTCCTTCTCCCTGCGGCCCACCCTGGTCCGCAGGGCCGTCCTGCTCGGACTGACCGCCGCAGGCCTGACAGCGGCCGCGGGGGCGGCCGACCTCTCGAACCGCGGCAGCCAGACCGACGGCAGCGTGGCCGCCGATCACCAGGGCTACCAGAAGCAGCAGGAGGCGATCCGTGCGCTCAACGCCACGGGCAAGCAGCCGCTGCGCAGCTACAGCATCGCCAAGGCGCAGTGCTGGCTGGACGTGAGCTTCCACGAGTACACCCGCAACGACCGCTCGGCCTTCCCGCAGGAGGCGCTGAGGCAGTCCGAGGCCATCACCAGCTACCTGGCCAGCGGCGCCAATCCGCGGGATGCGGCCAACCCTGCCTTCCAGACGCCGCTGGTCAACGATGCGCTCAAGCTGCGTGACGACCTCTGGACCACCACCGGCGCGCTGAAGAAGGGTGCCGGCTGGGCCTGCGTGCAGCAGCAGGTGGCCTGCGCCGAGGTGGAACTGGTGCACGCCGGCAACGAGCAGAACCAGCAGGGCTGGCGGCACGCCAAGCCCTACGTGCAGATCGCCGAGGACCTGGTGGGTGCCGCCAGCGCGGGCGCACTGAGCTGCGACCAGCCCGATCCGCTCGACTTCGAGACCGGCGCGGGCCGTCGTGCCGAGCCGCCGGCACCACCACCTCCTCCCCCGCCGCCTGCCCCGGTGCCGCCCCCGCCGCCGGTGGTGAAGGAGACCATCATCCTCGGCGCCAGCGTGCTCTTCGCCTTCGACCGCCGCAGCGAGGCCGACCTGCTGCCCGGCGGGCGTGGCCAGCTCGACCAGCTCGTGACGCGGCTGAACAAGGTGTACGAGCGCGTCGACCAGATCGAGCTCGTCGGCTACACCGACCGCCTGGGCACCGAGGCCTACAACGCCCAGCTGTCGCAGGACCGCGCCGACGTGATCAAGGCCTACCTGGAGCGCAAGGGTGTCACCACGAAGATCACCGCTGCGGGAAAGGGCTCCGCCGACCCGGTGGTGCAGTGCCCCGGCCAGCGCCAGACCCCGCAGCTCACCGACTGCCTGCAGCCGAACCGCCGCGTGGAGATCGGCATCACGGGCGTGAAGCGCTGA